The genomic window TCCGTCAAAGAAGGCGACACCATCGAGCAGCGCGACATCATCGCCACGCTCGTTTCCATGCAGTACGAACGCGGCGATTTGGACTTCAAACGCGGCAGCTTCCGCGTGCGCGGCGACGTGATTGACGTGTACCCCGCCGAAAGCTCCGAAAACGCCCTGCGCATCAGCCTGTTTGACGACGAAATCGACCGCCTCGATATGTTCGACCCACTTTCAGGCAGCCTGCACCAACGCGTCGGCCGCTACACCGTCTTCCCGTCCAGCCACTACGTTACCCCGCGCGACACCGTCTTGCGCGCCTGCGAATCCATCAAGGAAGAATTGCGCGAACGCATCGAATTTTTTGCCCGCGAACAACGCCCCGTCGAACAACAACGCATCGAACAACGCACCCGCTTCGACCTCGAAATGCTCTACGAAATGGGTTTCTGCAAAGGCATCGAAAACTACTCCCGCCACTTCTCCGGCAAAAAAGAAGGCGAACCGCCGCCCACACTGATGGACTACCTGCCCGACAACGCCATCATGTTCATCGACGAAAGCCACGTTACCGTCACCCAAATCGGCGGCATGTACAAAGGCGACGCATCGCGCAAGCAAAACCTCGTCGATTACGGCTTCCGCCTGCCTTCCGCCCGCGACAACCGCCCGCTCAAGTTCCACGAATTTGAAAAAGTCATGCCGCAAACCGTCTTCGTTTCCGCCACTCCCGCCAAATACGAAGAAGAACACGCCGGACAAGTGGTCGAACAAGTCGTCCGCCCCACCGGGCTGGTCGACCCCCAAATCATCATCCGCCCCGTTGCCACCCAAGTCGATGACTTAATGAGCGAAATCAACGACCGCATCCAAAAAGGCGAACGCGTACTCGTTACCACCCTCACCAAACGCATGGCGGAGCAACTCACCGACTATTACAGCGAACTCGGCATCAAAGTGCGCTACCTGCACAGCGACATTGACACCGTCGAGCGCGTTGAAATTATTAGAGATTTGCGGCTCGGTCTGTTTGACGTACTGGTCGGCATCAACTTGTTGCGCGAAGGCTTGGACATCCCAGAAGTCTCCCTCGTCGCCATCCTCGACGCCGACAAAGAAGGCTTCCTGCGCTCCCACCGCAGCCTGATTCAAACCATAGGCCGCGCCGCGCGCAACGTGAACGGCGTCGCCATCCTGTACGCCGACAAAATCACCGACTCCATGAAGGCCGCCATCGACGAAACCGAACGTCGCCGCGAAAAACAGATTAAATTCAACGAAGAACACGGCATCGTGCCGCAGCAGATTAAAAAACAGGTCAAAGACATCATCGACGGCGTGTACCACGAAGAAGACGGCGGAAAAGGTCGTCTGAAAGGCAAAAATAAGGTTAAAGTCGGCGAAATCCACAACGAAGAAGACGCAATTAAAGAAATCGCCAAACTGGAAAAAGCCATGCAGCAGGCGGCTAGGGATTTGCAGTTTGAAGAGGCGGCTGTGTTGAGGGATAGGATACGGGGGATTAAGGAAAGTCTATTTGGTAGTATTTAGAAAATCTTTTTAGGGTTAGATTAATATGAACGTAGTTTTTTTATT from Neisseria sp. DTU_2020_1000833_1_SI_GRL_NUU_006 includes these protein-coding regions:
- the uvrB gene encoding excinuclease ABC subunit UvrB, whose product is MEVIQYPNSPFKLHQPFPPAGDQPTAIAGLLEGLSDGLAYQTLLGVTGSGKTYTMANVIAQSGRPAIIMAHNKTLAAQLYAEMREFFPENAVEYFVSYYDYYQPEAYVPSRDLFIEKDSAINEHIEQMRLSATKNLMTRDDVIIVATVSAIYGIGDPTEYQQMVLSVKEGDTIEQRDIIATLVSMQYERGDLDFKRGSFRVRGDVIDVYPAESSENALRISLFDDEIDRLDMFDPLSGSLHQRVGRYTVFPSSHYVTPRDTVLRACESIKEELRERIEFFAREQRPVEQQRIEQRTRFDLEMLYEMGFCKGIENYSRHFSGKKEGEPPPTLMDYLPDNAIMFIDESHVTVTQIGGMYKGDASRKQNLVDYGFRLPSARDNRPLKFHEFEKVMPQTVFVSATPAKYEEEHAGQVVEQVVRPTGLVDPQIIIRPVATQVDDLMSEINDRIQKGERVLVTTLTKRMAEQLTDYYSELGIKVRYLHSDIDTVERVEIIRDLRLGLFDVLVGINLLREGLDIPEVSLVAILDADKEGFLRSHRSLIQTIGRAARNVNGVAILYADKITDSMKAAIDETERRREKQIKFNEEHGIVPQQIKKQVKDIIDGVYHEEDGGKGRLKGKNKVKVGEIHNEEDAIKEIAKLEKAMQQAARDLQFEEAAVLRDRIRGIKESLFGSI